A genomic segment from Myxocyprinus asiaticus isolate MX2 ecotype Aquarium Trade chromosome 36, UBuf_Myxa_2, whole genome shotgun sequence encodes:
- the map2k6 gene encoding dual specificity mitogen-activated protein kinase kinase 6 isoform X2, with translation MVKVRWCVVGCSRVIRYVDCPTWVSLMMGHARGSSAWRSSSDLLQMERMHLALPSRLPYSHVHSLSTHSLTLSYLLSQDLEPLALSDCKKKPPLRLPKEAFEKPQPAPTPPRDLDSKACVTIGEKNFVVKADDLEQIGELGRGAYGVVDKMRHVPSGVIMAVKRIRATVNTQEQKRLLMDLDISMRTVDCFFTVTFYGALFREGDVWICMELMDTSLDKFYKQVQEKGMTIPDDILGKIAVSIVKALEHLHSNLQVIHRDVKPSNVLINMQGQVKMCDFGISGYLVDSVAKTMDAGCKPYMAPERINPETNQKGYNVKSDIWSLGITMIELAILRFPYDSWGTPFQQLKQVVEEPSPQLPADRFSPEFVDFTSQCLKKNSKERPNYTELMQHPFFTLHDSKDTDVASFVKSILGD, from the exons ATGGTGAAGGTGAGATGGTGTGTTGTGGGCTGCTCACGTGTCATCAGGTATGTGGATTGCCCCACTTGGGTGTCACTCATGATGGGTCACGCCCGTGGCAGTAGTGCCTGGCGGAGCAGCTCCGATCTGCTCCAGATGGAGAGAATGCACCTGGCCCTGCCGTCTCGCCTGCCTTATTCACACGTGCACTCTCTCTCCAcgcactctctcactctctcttattTACTCAGCCAGGATCTGGAGCCGCTTGCGCTGTCTGACT GTAAAAAGAAGCCACCTCTCCGGCTTCCAAAAGAGGCGTTTGAGAAACCCCAGCCTGCACCTAC ACCCCCAAGAGACCTGGACTCCAAAGCCTGCGTTACCATTGGAGAAAAG AACTTTGTGGTGAAAGCAGATGATTTGGAGCAGATTGGGGAGTTGGGGCGAGGGGCATATGGAGTGGTGGACAAGATGAGACACGTCCCCAGTGGCGTAATAATGGCAGTAAAG CGGATCCGAGCCACAGTAAACACACAGGAGCAGAAACGGCTGCTAATGGACCTGGACATCTCGATGAGAACAGTCGACTGCTTTTTCACTGTTACCTTCTATGGGGCCCTCTTCAGAGAG GGTGACGTGTGGATCTGCATGGAGCTGATGGACACCTCTCTGGATAAGTTTTATAAGCAGGTGCAGGAGAAGGGTATGACCATCCCAGACGACATCCTTGGCAAGATCGCAGTCTCT ATTGTGAAAGCACTGGAGCATCTCCACAGCAACCTGCAAGTGATACACAGAG ATGTGAAACCCTCTAATGTCCTGATAAACATGCAGGGCCAGGTGAAAATGTGTGATTTTGGCATCAGTGGGTACCTGGTGGATTCAGTGGCGAAGACAATGGACGCTGGCTGTAAACCATACATGGCG CCTGAGAGAATCAACCCAGAGACCAATCAGAAAGGCTACAATGTCAAGTCTGATATCTGGAGTTTAGGAATCACAATG ATTGAGCTGGCCATTCTGCGGTTTCCCTATGACTCATGGGGAACGCCATTTCAGCAGCTCAAGCAGGTGGTGGAAGAGCCGTCACCCCAGCTGCCAGCAGACCGCTTCTCACCCGAGTTTGTGGACTTCACGTCACAATG CTTAAAGAAAAATTCCAAAGAGCGGCCAAACTACACAGAACTAATG CAACATCCTTTCTTCACCCTCCATGACTCCAAAGACACTGACGTGGCTAGCTTTGTGAAGAGCATCCTCGGGGACTGA
- the map2k6 gene encoding dual specificity mitogen-activated protein kinase kinase 6 isoform X1: protein MVKVRWCVVGCSRVIRYVDCPTWVSLMMGHARGSSAWRSSSDLLQMERMHLALPSRLPYSHVHSLSTHSLTLSYLLSQDLEPLALSDSGKKKPPLRLPKEAFEKPQPAPTPPRDLDSKACVTIGEKNFVVKADDLEQIGELGRGAYGVVDKMRHVPSGVIMAVKRIRATVNTQEQKRLLMDLDISMRTVDCFFTVTFYGALFREGDVWICMELMDTSLDKFYKQVQEKGMTIPDDILGKIAVSIVKALEHLHSNLQVIHRDVKPSNVLINMQGQVKMCDFGISGYLVDSVAKTMDAGCKPYMAPERINPETNQKGYNVKSDIWSLGITMIELAILRFPYDSWGTPFQQLKQVVEEPSPQLPADRFSPEFVDFTSQCLKKNSKERPNYTELMQHPFFTLHDSKDTDVASFVKSILGD, encoded by the exons ATGGTGAAGGTGAGATGGTGTGTTGTGGGCTGCTCACGTGTCATCAGGTATGTGGATTGCCCCACTTGGGTGTCACTCATGATGGGTCACGCCCGTGGCAGTAGTGCCTGGCGGAGCAGCTCCGATCTGCTCCAGATGGAGAGAATGCACCTGGCCCTGCCGTCTCGCCTGCCTTATTCACACGTGCACTCTCTCTCCAcgcactctctcactctctcttattTACTCAGCCAGGATCTGGAGCCGCTTGCGCTGTCTGACT CAGGTAAAAAGAAGCCACCTCTCCGGCTTCCAAAAGAGGCGTTTGAGAAACCCCAGCCTGCACCTAC ACCCCCAAGAGACCTGGACTCCAAAGCCTGCGTTACCATTGGAGAAAAG AACTTTGTGGTGAAAGCAGATGATTTGGAGCAGATTGGGGAGTTGGGGCGAGGGGCATATGGAGTGGTGGACAAGATGAGACACGTCCCCAGTGGCGTAATAATGGCAGTAAAG CGGATCCGAGCCACAGTAAACACACAGGAGCAGAAACGGCTGCTAATGGACCTGGACATCTCGATGAGAACAGTCGACTGCTTTTTCACTGTTACCTTCTATGGGGCCCTCTTCAGAGAG GGTGACGTGTGGATCTGCATGGAGCTGATGGACACCTCTCTGGATAAGTTTTATAAGCAGGTGCAGGAGAAGGGTATGACCATCCCAGACGACATCCTTGGCAAGATCGCAGTCTCT ATTGTGAAAGCACTGGAGCATCTCCACAGCAACCTGCAAGTGATACACAGAG ATGTGAAACCCTCTAATGTCCTGATAAACATGCAGGGCCAGGTGAAAATGTGTGATTTTGGCATCAGTGGGTACCTGGTGGATTCAGTGGCGAAGACAATGGACGCTGGCTGTAAACCATACATGGCG CCTGAGAGAATCAACCCAGAGACCAATCAGAAAGGCTACAATGTCAAGTCTGATATCTGGAGTTTAGGAATCACAATG ATTGAGCTGGCCATTCTGCGGTTTCCCTATGACTCATGGGGAACGCCATTTCAGCAGCTCAAGCAGGTGGTGGAAGAGCCGTCACCCCAGCTGCCAGCAGACCGCTTCTCACCCGAGTTTGTGGACTTCACGTCACAATG CTTAAAGAAAAATTCCAAAGAGCGGCCAAACTACACAGAACTAATG CAACATCCTTTCTTCACCCTCCATGACTCCAAAGACACTGACGTGGCTAGCTTTGTGAAGAGCATCCTCGGGGACTGA
- the map2k6 gene encoding dual specificity mitogen-activated protein kinase kinase 6 isoform X3 — protein sequence MEGGSDKEGKVFCASPSPNNPKGEMSVPKAAGKKKPPLRLPKEAFEKPQPAPTPPRDLDSKACVTIGEKNFVVKADDLEQIGELGRGAYGVVDKMRHVPSGVIMAVKRIRATVNTQEQKRLLMDLDISMRTVDCFFTVTFYGALFREGDVWICMELMDTSLDKFYKQVQEKGMTIPDDILGKIAVSIVKALEHLHSNLQVIHRDVKPSNVLINMQGQVKMCDFGISGYLVDSVAKTMDAGCKPYMAPERINPETNQKGYNVKSDIWSLGITMIELAILRFPYDSWGTPFQQLKQVVEEPSPQLPADRFSPEFVDFTSQCLKKNSKERPNYTELMQHPFFTLHDSKDTDVASFVKSILGD from the exons CAGGTAAAAAGAAGCCACCTCTCCGGCTTCCAAAAGAGGCGTTTGAGAAACCCCAGCCTGCACCTAC ACCCCCAAGAGACCTGGACTCCAAAGCCTGCGTTACCATTGGAGAAAAG AACTTTGTGGTGAAAGCAGATGATTTGGAGCAGATTGGGGAGTTGGGGCGAGGGGCATATGGAGTGGTGGACAAGATGAGACACGTCCCCAGTGGCGTAATAATGGCAGTAAAG CGGATCCGAGCCACAGTAAACACACAGGAGCAGAAACGGCTGCTAATGGACCTGGACATCTCGATGAGAACAGTCGACTGCTTTTTCACTGTTACCTTCTATGGGGCCCTCTTCAGAGAG GGTGACGTGTGGATCTGCATGGAGCTGATGGACACCTCTCTGGATAAGTTTTATAAGCAGGTGCAGGAGAAGGGTATGACCATCCCAGACGACATCCTTGGCAAGATCGCAGTCTCT ATTGTGAAAGCACTGGAGCATCTCCACAGCAACCTGCAAGTGATACACAGAG ATGTGAAACCCTCTAATGTCCTGATAAACATGCAGGGCCAGGTGAAAATGTGTGATTTTGGCATCAGTGGGTACCTGGTGGATTCAGTGGCGAAGACAATGGACGCTGGCTGTAAACCATACATGGCG CCTGAGAGAATCAACCCAGAGACCAATCAGAAAGGCTACAATGTCAAGTCTGATATCTGGAGTTTAGGAATCACAATG ATTGAGCTGGCCATTCTGCGGTTTCCCTATGACTCATGGGGAACGCCATTTCAGCAGCTCAAGCAGGTGGTGGAAGAGCCGTCACCCCAGCTGCCAGCAGACCGCTTCTCACCCGAGTTTGTGGACTTCACGTCACAATG CTTAAAGAAAAATTCCAAAGAGCGGCCAAACTACACAGAACTAATG CAACATCCTTTCTTCACCCTCCATGACTCCAAAGACACTGACGTGGCTAGCTTTGTGAAGAGCATCCTCGGGGACTGA